GATGTCTTTCTGCTTCACCTGCCTCTTACTTTCCCAGTGAGGCTGCTCCTTTAAGCACTCATTACTTAGTGCGCGATTTGTTGCAGTGGTTTCTGAACTTACCTTTGGGGCTTCAGTCTTTCCCTCTTTAACGCATCCTGAACATCACTATTATTCAGATTAAAGTAACAAATGCTCACTGAGCAGTTACTACTTTTTAGATGCACACATTGTGATGGTGTCGTAGAAAGGAAATACGCATAGCTCCTGACCTCAAGAAGCTTATAGTCCAGTAGCGAAGacgaacaaataattttaatataactgCTATGCAGAAATAAACACAAGGTATTAGGAGAACTTTTCCtagcagggagaagggaaggtgTTGTGGAATCTTGCATGGAGAAATCAGAAAAGCTTTCTAAAACCCAAACTTGGTTTTAAGGACCAATAGaagttatacagaaaaaaatgggaatggGGGGGAGAATGGAGAGAGAGTTCAGACAAGTTATCCAGCATGAACAAAGGCACTGTGACTACCAAATATATCTTTCTAAGATGCTGCCTTTGTCATTCCGTCATCCTACTTGGAAATTTACAATAATTCCCCATTGCATATGAGACTTTTccctcttgatttttttaaagcccagtGCAAATCCTTCTTCTTCCATGAAGCCTTTGTTTACAATTCCAGTCTCTGGtgctccctctcccttctctcctctcttttttcatGAACCTCTTAGTGCTTACTTGTACTATTCTTACAGTATTTACTGTATATTGTTAGTAAACTTCTTGTGCAAATCTCGCACCACTCTAAGTGGCCACCATCTTATCAAACAGGAGTCCTGTCTATCACTTTGCATCTGTCCCAGTCCCCTGTTCACAGTGGGGTCCCAATCAATCTCTGTTTTGAACAGGAGATAAATGTTCTAATAAGTAGTAAACTAATAAGATCATGAGGCTGTGAGCCAATGGAAATGAGACCTAATCCTGTCTCCCAGCACTTAATTGAATGTCAATCAATTTACTTTTTGAGTGAcatagtttccttatctgtggaaTGCAAGATAAGGAAACTATAACCAAGTCACACTATAGAACTACAGCATTtagtattaaaatgtaaatattaaatgctTTACAAAGTTAAAATGTTATATAGATGAAAGTTTCTTGTTTTTTACCTTATTTACATGTACTAAATGATCAATTTtgcccatatatatatacataaaaatacaatctCAAACTGTTTCttatacagagaaagaaatttgATACATAGTAAGGGTATGCTAGACTCATCAACCTGAGGAAATCTGACTACTAAGATGTTTATAGGATTCCatattaaatttagaaaaagtaATGTGATGATTTTAGCTGGTATCAAACTGTAGGATAATGTCCAAAATTAAGTATCCAGTATGTTACAAATAGTAAACACTAGAAAGCACCCTAGTATTTTTAGACTATACTCTATATCTTATTGGCCTTGATTCTAAACTAGACATATATcaaagaggggaaggagaagtgttTCTATACTGTTTCTAACAGTAACTATAATCTAGTCACTCACACCCTCTTTCCTACTCTTGCTTATATACaagcattttttgtgtgtgtgtgtgtgtgtccggtacgcgggcctctcactgttgtggcctctcccgttgcggagcgcaggttccggacccgcaggctcagcggccatggctcacgggcccagccgctccgcggcatgtgggatcttcccggaccggggcacgaacccgtgtcccctgcatcagcaggcggactctcaaccactgcgccaccagggaagcccctatacaaGCATTTTTatggttaatttttcttttcttggcattTACTGAACTTTGCTCCCAGagaggttttcatttatttatttgtacaatGACAAAAATTTTCATAGttggtgttatgggttgaactgtgtctccctcccgcccaaattcatatgtcaaaACTCTAACCACCAGCAGTTtataatgtgaccttatttggaaacagggtcattgcagatgttaATTAGTTAGGTTGAGGgtgtaaaaaatttaataaacagaaatatcaGTTAAacagagttgggagaccagaatgGGGAGCTTACATGCTCTGTGAGGACAAGGGTAACAGAGCTCaactggaagaagaaagactcctcttccttcctgcaaggactcagccaatgaaaagccatagaCTCTTTACTATagcccctcccaacttcctttccccCTCTATAAAAacgttctccttcccttgccattGGAGAACTTGCATGTGGCCCACAATGGTTACAGACCCCAAATTCTCTGTTGATtccaaataaacccatctttgctggagaaaatcTGACAGTCTATTTGATTCAGGTCAACAGGATCATACTGGAGTAGCCAGCCCTTAATCCaacgtgactggtgtccttataagaaaggaGGATGCTGTGTGAAGAGTTGGCCATGTGAGGCAAAGATTGACGTAATGAAACTACAAGCAGTGGAATACCAAGGACCCTGAACAATTTTCCCTCTTCTATACTGAACACagattttttgcttgtttgtttgtttgtttgttgtggtacacgggcctctcactgccgtggcctctcccgttgcggagcgcaggctccggacgcgcaggctcagcggccacggctcacaggcccagccgctccgcagcatgtgggaacctcccggaccggggcatgaacccgtgtcccctgcatcggcaggcagactcccaaccactgcgccaccagggaagcccctgaacacaGATTTTAAATGGGTATTTTTCTGTTATAAGGAAGTTGTTCATTTTGgggaaaatgtatttcaaaacttTCAATCCATGATCTGAGCGCTCAGGAAACTTAACTCAATAAATGTGTCCTGATGgattaaaattattcataaacTTAACAGATAAGCAAATCATTCCTTTAAGAAATCAGAAGGCTCATCCTTTTAGTAAAAAcggaatacattttaaatgtaatgttGTATTAATGTGATTGAATAATTGATAACAAAATTTTCAgtcttggaaattttaaaaatgtcagttttattTCTCTAGAGAGAAGTTTCCAAGGAAATGACttggggggggggaatggggagttagtgtttaaaggGGACAGACTTccagtttaggaaggtgaaaaattcgggagatggatgatggggagagttgcacaacaatgtgaatgtacttagtgccactgaactgtgcagttagatatggttaaaatagtatgttttatattatgtgacttttaccacaataaaaaaacatttaaaaataaaataaaataaaagagtagtATTTTGAAATACAAATAGCTACAGTTACAGCAGCTAATAATAGTAATTAGCTACCATTACTGACTGCTTGGAACTATACTAAGCTCTTTACAtatatcatttaatcctttaAATGACTTTATGAGGTACAGAGTATTATTATCCAtttgcagatggggaagctgagggtgtgaaaatttaagtaactttcccaaggctaAATAGCTACTcagaggtggagctgggatttaaatccaGAACTGTCAGACTCTAAGATCATGTTCTTCAGCACTGTACATACCCCTTCTGAGTGTGTCTCAATAATTGTGCAAAATAGCACTCACAGTCAGTAGAGAACTTCCCAGAGATGCTTCCTTGTAGGAGCAAATGGCTTTGCTCAGTGGGATCTGCCAACTTGCTAATAACATTGCATACAACATCCTGAGGTTAAGCAGGGGTACTGgtcaaagaaaagaacaaagcccaCGAAAGACAACGGCCACTGAGCTAACCAACCACCAATTCCCAAGGGAATCCTGACTTCTTATTCAGTCCCACCCCCCTGCCTAGAAATGAGCTGGTCTCTGGGGGAAACTCAGAACTAGATTTCCTGGGATTATTCCAAACATCCTAAgcacttctctcttcccttctggaTGTTGAGGTCGGATAGCATCGGCTAATCCAGTGCTAAAACCTCTATATCGCATGGGATCGTGCAGGAGAGAGACATCAGGTAGACATCAGACCcaccccctcaccaccaccacacacagacAGGGCCATGTTCTGAGTCTGTGGATGAAGAACTGCACCCAGAAAATGGCAATGGGGCCCCCCAGGACTTTGTGCAATCTTTAGATTGCATTATTTGGTCAAGTGAACCCAGTACCTTATTAGATTTACATTTTCTACACCTCAGCAGCTCTCTAGAAAAGCAAGCTCCTAACTCATTCCCATGTATTGTCTTTTCTATTTGGCAGgcaagcagggaggagaaagaaatagaaaatatagaaaaggaaaaacaaaatgttcatAATGCCATAACCCTATTACaactaatgttaacattttggtaaatttcctttgtttctttctgtagatttgtttctttatataGCTGTAAtcattgtaaaaaatttttaatccagttttttttctattaaaatataccacaattttttcTGATTATCACAGCCTCCATATCTATCATTGTTATTGGCTAGGTTACATTCTaccacatttttcttaaaattcatttactgttgaacttttacattatttctgtattttttcaaaataaacaatgttgtgacaaaaaaaaaatctttggtgcCTGGAATTTGTTTGGAAAAGGTGGTACAACTGCCAACTAATGTTTCTGCTTCCATATAACTGAAGATTCGATTTCACCTTTTAAGGCAagttcttcatttgtttgggaaAAGCAACGCAGTGAGCTTTTTTAATGCAAATAGAACCcctgggatggagatggagaagtCTGAGATGATGAAAGTGGAATCTGTTCTACCCCATATGAAGACGTTGTTTTCATTAAGGGTTGAAATCTACTGGTATAGATTCCTATTACGACTAGGAATCTGGCCTTAGAGGGGATAGAAGAAAATCTGTGTTACCTTCATTTTATGCTAGGAAAAGTTGGAGGACTCTGGATGCTGGGTAGGATGGAGATGGGAAAGACACCCCTTTTGGGTGAGTGGGCCCCAGTACCATGACAATGGCAGGCTAAGGATAATAATGGACAGGGGAAGACTCCCTGGTACAAGAAATGACCTACGTTCCAGGAGTACTGAGAGTAAGAGAATCAACATGAAGCAGTGCCTGGAGAGCAGAGGTAAAATCTTGGCGGGTGTTAGAAGAGAAAGTTCTCTGAAGAGAAAGACTACTAAGCTCCAGCCTCAGAGAGACCAGAGGGACTGATTTGGAGAGTTCTGCTTAACAAAATCAGTAGTTGGGGAGCAGGAGTAGCTTGTTGAGGAGAGAACTACAGGACAAAGACAAGGTGACAGAAATACTTAAAACGTTGGTGAGAGTACAATTGAATTAACTGACTGGATCCTGGCTGACTGGGAAAGTAAGGCAAAGTCAAGAGGGTGGAGAGGTGGAGGGCCAGGAAGGCCTTGATGAGTTTGAAGAAAAGTTTAGAAACGAAGGCACAGAAAATAATCTATTAGACATCTGTCTCTTTTTAGAAGTTCAGGTAGAGTGTGATATATTTGGGCACCCCTTACTCTCTGAAGTTTCTCCTGTCTCCAGGAACCATGATATCAAAAAATTAGGGTTTATAATTATGGCTTCCTGAGATACACCTTTGTGATTTCCATTTTGTATTAACTATCTGAAATGAccccaatatttcataataactataaatggaaagtaacttttaaaattgtgtaaaaattttaaaaattaaatatttatataaatatatataccccAGTAATAAAAAATGACCCTAggattctatttatattttcatgactCTTACAGCACTATCTGTCAAAGGCACTTTAACATCTCTTTTAATTGTAGAGTACTGCAAGAGTCTTGGGGATTATATTTTCCTTAAACACAAtagaagacaaaatattttaaattccaatcAGGAATAAAAAGTTAGAGAAAGATAAGTGtgtataataaaaagaataataattcctTTAAATCCCAGCATTCTGTTTTGTAGACTTacatttcttcatctcttttaGAGAATATTGAGTACTTAAATTCCATCCTTCTCATGGCAAAGCAATGCTGGCAATGTTCAGACCTGCCTTTGTAACCATAAAGTAGAGTAACAACTCCaaacgggttttttttttttttctgtttgtcaaTAGCCTTTTCAAGCATTGGTTATCTTTCAGCCAGCTATTCAAGTCCCTctataagtgaaaacataagAACAAGAATGATAAAATGGCATTACCAACCTAGGGAGGCTTATTTCCACTTCCTCTTCTTGCATCTCAGAGAACCACTGCAGGATTTGATGAGCAGTAATtagcttttccatttcttctatgttcaCATCTTCTGCAGGAAGTATGATAATTAAACTAAACTCATCACCTTTGTAAGGTAATTCTAAAACCTGGTAGTTCATGGAGGACTCAGAAAAATAACctggaacagagaaaaataaaatattgatatactTGGCAATTCCCAAAATAGTGCTTTAGAGTGTGATTTTTTCATATTACCATATTTTGTTCTCAGAAGAGTTTTCATCATCGGAATTTTGACTGCTGCACCATATTTATGAGTGAAATTCATCAGCCTTGTGTcttcttttctaaatttctgtttcCAATCCCCCTTGAAATAAATAGCGTTCACCAAAACAAGCCGAGTCAGAGGGCCAAATTCTTCCCCTGAaaatatgtctttaatttttcctgtgAAAGGAATAGAGGAAGAGGTGGGAAGAAATATGCAATAGTTATTCAAAGGAACTGCTTTAaatagaattaaaacaaaattttattttgctaatCAGTTAAAAACAGGGTGCCTTATCATTTAAACTTGGCAATTTTGAGAACAAAGGGgagctttattaaatatttcacttAGAAACAGGTACAAACAGGATTTCACTAGGAAACAGGAGGTACAGGATTGCCTTAGGCAAATTTGGACACATCTAGTAATGGCCTCTCTTTAGTGAGATTATTTgtataaattgtttttcagacagaaagaacaaaaactaaGTATCTCTTCCTGCATATTTGttggtaattttaaaactttatttcaagGTTCTTCAGCAGGTCAATCTGAATTAATACGTTAATGGTTCACTCAAATTCTCCACTCTTGCAGCTGCAGCCGCTGACCATTGGGAGAGGGCAAGAATAGGGTTGCTAGTATGATTTTCCTCTTCTAAAAAACCAgtctcctggacttccctggtggtgcagtggttaagaatctgcctaccaatacaagggacacgggtttgagccctggtccgggaagattctacatgctgcggagcaactaagcctgtgtaccacaactacggagcctgtgctctagagcccaccatctacaactactgagcctgtgtgccatgactactgaagcctgagcacgtAGAGCCAGTtcccccacaacaagagaagccaccacaatgagaagcccgcgcaccgcaaggaagagtagcccccgctcgccccaactagggaaagcccgcgcatagcaacgaagacccaatgcagccagaaataaattaattaatttaaaaataaataaaaataaaaaccagtctCCTATTTCTATGTCCAATGAGTATTTCCAAGCTGTGAGTCAATAGCATGATCAGATGCCATGGAGCTGTCTAGGGATGTGTATCATTGTGTATCCCAATAATAGGACTTTCCTGTGAACACTGCTCACAGCACCCATctcatattttcaacttatgCTTCCCCATAGGAGGATCCCCATGAAAAATACAGTGGCATCTTACACATCACAGTTTTTTGTAACAGAACGAATGAACAAAGAAACAAGCTACTATTAATTGAGGACCTGATATATGCTGTtcacttcacatacattttttttaaccttccaaTAATCCTGAAATGTTTTAATAGTATCCTCATTTTAAATGGAGCATAGTTTAGAACCTgccagaatttgaactcagatctGTATGAGTTTAACCTTGTGTTCTACTATGTCACTCAGTAGCGCCTTTGGAATTTTTGCCAGCTTACAGTTAAAGTTTAGATTACAACTTTATGACAGAACTATCAATATTTCTTATGAAACATTAACACATCCAACTAACATGAGTTAATTATTTACAGTATATGTGGGAAAGAAGGCATCTGAGATGGACAGATCTAAGTTTTACCTGGCCAAAGATATTATTCCTGCTGCCATACTTAAAAATCCTATacttaaacaaaaattattattaaaattcttccatCAAGAATTCTACAAATAGGTGTCTCtctcaaacaaaaaataataatctgtataccttttaaagCAGCTTACAATTTCTCTTTGCTTTACAATTTAGTATTAATTTGAATAACAGGAAAGCAAAATAGGTTTGATCCCTCTGAACCATAATTTAATAGGAAAATATTCAACCATTCTTTACTTTAAGATATTAAAAACCATGAATACAATGGCAAATAATGACTTTATGAGAATAGGAAACTTTACCATCTGTTTTGCTTTCTACCCAGGTACTTATTGTCTCTGCACAAGCTTTTGCATTCTGAAAATCCACCAGTTTTATGGCACTCTGAAAAAATTCCTTGTTGCCATGGAGATACTGTTCTTTCACAGTGAATCCTTCTTGAAGGTAGAGGGCATTGGCAAGATTAAATGTAAattcttgttttttctctgaGATGGCAGAGAAAAATGACTTCAGCACAGAAAATTCTTCtcctaaaaaataattataatgtataCCAACATATTGAACAACATAAAAACAACAGCTTCTCAGCTTTGCTTCTAAGCGCTCTGATTCATATCACCATTTTTTGCCCACTTAGGTATAACTAACGATCCTTTCTAAgttagtataaatattttaagcatttatcTCCTGTGGAATATGCATTTTGCAGAGAAATCGGCtctcatacaggaaaaaaaatgtccatgtaaatttgaagtttgtcaaaaacaAGAATATGCATTTAAACAGGCTGAAGGAAACTCTCTCTTTATAATCAAATCTAGCTCATTCTTAGTTGTTGGAAAGGTATCTTTAGAATCTCATTCTTTGCATAACATGCAATATTTATGAAAGAGGAATACTAATGAATGCTGATGGGGGCTAAGACAGTGATGAGCAATCCTTTTCACTACTACTTTTATTTCAGCTTAAGAAAGAATTGCTCTCTTATGAGCAACTGTGCCTGTCCAAGTTTTGAAATTTATGAGGTACCCCTGTAATTATCTCTGGAGATGCGTAAGAATCAAAATTACCTATTTCTTCAGGTTCATGAATCTATATACTTTGGCTGTCTTTGTGAACAATAAAAATCTTTAACCATTCTAACTATAACCACTAGCCAAATGAGTCTATCAGAGTCAGCTACGAATCACTGCTGGTCCATTACTTATTTATCACTGGGTCATTCTGACCACCATGTTTTCAGGAAGCTGTATGTGCCGTGAGAGAATTCAGCTCTGATCGTTACTCAGTGGCTTCCTATTTATTACCAGAGGGCACCAATATTtttcattcccttctggcttAATTCTGGAACTCAGTTGTTGAATCTGGGAACTGTATTTCAAATCCAAGGTTCCTTCAGAGCCTTTGTTTATTTTGAGTTAAATACTGAAAATACACTTTCATAACTTAAAAGTTGATTGCACGCAATTAATCTctattgaagaaaacacaaatggtTCATCATCGGGAGATGTCCATtgaataaagagggaaaaaaaagactgagaggaACTTGCTATGAGGTGTCTATTGGAAATAaggtgtgtaagtgtgtgtgtaaaCCTTTTATCAGAGAACTAGCAGCCCATAGGGCATCTTTGTGCAAATAAGAACTCATGCCCTCACTGAGTGGCGGTGGTAGGCTGCATGCCCATGTCTTGTCCAGCTGAGTGGAAACTACATTTCAGTCCCCACTTGCCTCCTCGTCCTGGTGCTCTTGTGCAGAGGCAACCTACATAACCAAAGAGCAGGCTTGGAAGGTATATTGCATCATATTTCAAACTCCACGATTCTCTATTTGTGGGGATATAGACACAGACATAAACAATTTTAGATACAAAAACTTACTTCCATGATTGGATATGAAGAATATCAATAATTCTTTACAACCCTGGAATTCCTTACATAAGGAAGAATGTTAATCTATTTTACTTGTTTATACGATGATTTCAGATGCAATCATTTCTTGCTATTGGAAGCTGAGAGAATATCTCAACAGCTGAGAGCCTACAAAGAAGACTTTCTGAGGGAAGGCATAGAGCTTCTCCAAAAGAATTAAGTAAGGTCAGAAACAAAGTGGCAGAATTTGAAACCAATTTTCAGAAGTTTGTTGTTTATGAACATCTTTAAAGGAATGGGGaaaaaaggagagggggagaaaaaaatagttccAACTCATTTGTCAGAGCAAATAAATTTATGTCATGTACTTAAGGTCTAAGACTGTTTGACAAACAGTCAGCTGCCCTTTGATAAATCACTGGACTCAGAAGTCAATGAAAAAATGTCACCAATAGCACAAGCTTGGAGAATATAAAGTTATCTGCCTTATACATTTGATTTAATTTACAGATTAATAGTTTCTTTTAGCACAGAGAATACATATCCATGGCTCCTAGTAAGCAATGAGAATAAGTTTAGTTCATTTCCTAAAATAGAGCCATAGAAAACCTACCAGTCATGGAGTGAATGTGACTTTTGGTTTGGTTGTACCAGACCTccaaaaaaatgttctaaaatttagtACATGTTTACTTCTCCTGCTATTAAAAGCCCAAAGACCAATTGTGTGTACAAAGTGAGAGATCCAAAGATGAAAACAAAGGCAGTCATAGAATTATAGATTATTTTACCTGAAAGGTCCAGATAAATCATCTAATCCAAACTCCTCTTTTTATGATGAGGAATCTACAATCCAGAGAGATAAGATAACTTGAAAGGTGCCCAATTGCAAGGTCATTTGTATGCTTAACTGAGACAGGAGTTCATGCTCTTCTCTTTCTATAACTCTCTTGGAATAAAGAAGCACCTTTAAGTTAGTCTTCGATTAATAAGCAGCATCATTAGAGGCAAAGCAAAATGGAGTATTATCAGATGCTCAGTAAACTGGAGAAGGTAAATTCTGAGCAGACGCTTTGGCAATGGGGAAAGAAGGATAAGTGAAGATACTGAGAGCTCCAGTGGGGGCAGGATGCTAGGAGTTGTGTGCCCATCTGAAGAATAAGCAGTTTAGATGTGAAACAGGTTGGTAGCCAGAAAAGTAAGATATAGCCTGACTGAACAGATAGCACCGTTTGACAATCAGAGTGAATTGAAGGCAGGGCCAGGACCAAGATGGGTCAATGAGACACTCATTTTGACATAAAATTTAAGGAGATGCCAACAAATTCAGTAATCaggataaataatatatttactgcaatatattttaaaatcaatattaacACAAAgaaatccatgatgaacaaaatataaaaattttaaataaataaagacaggcTGATtgttactgatttttctttttgtcttgggTTCCAATATGGTTCTGCCAGGCACTACCTTCTGATCTGTCACACCCTTTGTTCTACCCTTAAcaccattttgcttttctttcttttcatcttcctgcACGTTTTCTCTCTGTTCCCCTCCTTAAttctgtgtcttctttttctttatttcttaattttcccttccttttattttccagagtttaatatttatattttctcccttttgggttggtcttcttttctttttgtacttaTCCTCCATCCatgcttctttctccctcccttaaTGAAGTAAAATAGAAAGTAAGTTTGGTAGATTTTGTTACGTGTGTTAAAAGGTAAATGTTTAATTGTCCATATATactctttcaaagaaaatattaaaatgttcattattGCTCTTGTGACCTATAACCCTCAGTGAATCATTTTTAGAATTAGTTCtgagcaagttactcaacctttcTCTGACTCGGTATCCTCATCCGTATAACAGGGTTATGTCTGCCTCACAGagtaattgtgaggattaaatgagataagcacATAAAACAGTGACTggtacactatatatatatgtttgataatgtcatcattattattactatgattattattatattcaCAATCCAGAGTTGTTAATATTCTGTTCCTCTGTTCCATGTTCCTCTATAAGATGGattcatttaaagtaatttacATTTCAGAGGCTCTAATTTTGCTAGTTTATCGTGGAATCAACTTTACATATCTTCATAGATGTTCTCTTACTTTCCAGAGCGGTATCATGTGATATAAATGTGTCTGGGACTGTGTAGTGGGATTTGCTGAAATTAATACAGACAATGAAGACTAGATCTGCAACACAGTGGCTTCGTTTTACATTATCCACAAAGGAAAACTCTGGCAATTAACTTCACTATCACCAACTTCTTTTCTACATAAAACtgcctttatttaaaacaaagcaaataaaaccTTGTAAATAGTTTATTCAGAAAAACAATTTCCTAAAAAGAACTACTCTGTGCTAAGGCAAACATACTGAAATTGGTTACAGTTACAGTGACTAAATGTCCAAATCAAAAATCTGGAAGTCACCTCTGATGTTTCGGACACAGTATCTGACAgtgatataaacattttaaactaaaatgGAAATTGGAAGCACGGGGTAGCCAAGGGGATGAACAACTACCCCCTGAAATGGGATACCAGCACTAAAGTATCGACACAGTATCTCAGATAGGCCTTTGGGACGCTACAAAACAACTACTCACATGCAATGGGTTATAtaaatgcttctttttaaaaattttctttacaaactattaaataagcttttaaaatatgtaaatgaatgcttTTTCTTGATCTCACTTAAGTGAAAAGGTTAAATTCTAAttgaaaactaatttttaaaagcttacacaagggcttccctggtggcgcagtggttgagagtccgcctgccgatgcaggggacgcgggtttgtgccccggtccgggaggatcccacatgccgtggagcggctgggcccgtgagccatggccgctgagcctgcgcgtctggagcctgtgctccgcaatgggagaggccacagcagtgagaggcccgcgtaccaccaaaaaaacaaaaacaaacaaacaaaaaaaagcttacACAATAATAAGAGATGCACACAAAGATTTCTGGGTGAGGGTACTCACTGAAGCATTTTTATAAGAGAAGTATTGGATATTACCTAATGAGGAAGGGTTAGGTGAGTATGCAATAATGTTTTCATCAGAGGCAAGAAGATGCAGCAATTAAAAACTACATTCTGAAGCAGTTGCATGATATGAAAAAGTGATCAGAA
This genomic window from Kogia breviceps isolate mKogBre1 chromosome 5, mKogBre1 haplotype 1, whole genome shotgun sequence contains:
- the SERPINI2 gene encoding serpin I2, coding for MDKILLWSLLLTFSGSQASSPSAQRNTEFAVDLYQAVCLSHKNNIIISPFGTTLALGMVQLGAKGITQQQIRHSLKFQETSTGEEFSVLKSFFSAISEKKQEFTFNLANALYLQEGFTVKEQYLHGNKEFFQSAIKLVDFQNAKACAETISTWVESKTDGKIKDIFSGEEFGPLTRLVLVNAIYFKGDWKQKFRKEDTRLMNFTHKYGAAVKIPMMKTLLRTKYGYFSESSMNYQVLELPYKGDEFSLIIILPAEDVNIEEMEKLITAHQILQWFSEMQEEEVEISLPRFKVEQKLDFKEALYSLNITEIFSVGCDLSGITDSSEVYVSQVMQQVFFEINEDGGEAATSTGIHVPVIMSLPRNQFIANHPFLFIMKNNPTDSILFMGRVTNPDTQKRKGRDLDSL